Proteins encoded together in one Impatiens glandulifera chromosome 1, dImpGla2.1, whole genome shotgun sequence window:
- the LOC124922425 gene encoding uncharacterized protein DDB_G0275933, producing MGYVQEARENHVKKKVEEALRSKMKTKALKECGYYTTEYAECASGRTLSVVWKCRKQAKELNECLHQFTNDTVLEDMKKDYVLQQQFKSS from the exons ATGGGCTATGTACAGGAAGCTAGAGAAAATCACGTCAAGAAGAAAGTGGAAGAAG CACTGCGCAGCAAAATGAAGACAAAAGCTTTGAAGGAATGCGGATATTACACTACTGAGTATGCTGAGTGTGCTTCAGGAAGGACACTATCGGTTGTTTGGAAATGTCGGAAACAAGCTAAAGAATTAAATGAATGCCTTCATCAGTT CACAAATGACACTGTCCTCGAAGATATGAAGAAAGACTATGTGCTTCAACAGCAATTTAAGAGCTCATAA